The following are from one region of the Muntiacus reevesi chromosome 3, mMunRee1.1, whole genome shotgun sequence genome:
- the OST4 gene encoding dolichyl-diphosphooligosaccharide--protein glycosyltransferase subunit 4: protein MITDVQLAIFANMLGVSLFLLVVLYHYVAVNNPKKQE, encoded by the coding sequence ATGATCACGGACGTGCAGCTCGCCATCTTCGCCAACATGCTGGGCGTGTCGCTCTTCCTGCTTGTCGTTCTCTATCACTACGTGGCCGTCAACAATCCCAAGAAGCAGGAATGA
- the EMILIN1 gene encoding EMILIN-1: MAPGTLWSCYLCCLLTTAVGAASYPPRGYSLYTGSGGALSSGGTQAQSAPRPASRHRNWCAYVVTRTVSCVLEDGVETFIKPDYQPCGWGQPQCSRSIMYRSFLRPRYRVAYKTVTDMEWRCCQGYGGDDCAEGPAPALGPAPTTPRPRPQPARPNLSGSSAGSHLSGLGGEGPGESEKVQQLEEQVQSLTKELQGLRGVLQGLSGRLTEDVQRAVETAFNGRQQPADAAARPGVHETLNEIQQQLQLLDNRVSTHDQELGHLNNHHSGGSVRAPDPTPAPPGHSEELLRELEQRLQESCSVCLAGLDGFRRQQQQDRERLRALEKLLASVEERQRHLAGQTLGRWAPQECCPPELGRRLAELERRLDVVAGSVTVLSGRRGTHLGGASGQGGHPPGYTSLASRLSRLEDRFNSTLGPSEEQEEGWPGRPGGLGHWLPAARGRLEKLEGWLANVSGELGGRLNQLEEQVAGAVQACGQLCSGAPGEQDSQVREILSALERRVLDSEGQLRLVGSDLHKLGAAGEAQQTTLEQLQGAVGLLHGRVDALGETAAEFALQLNLTAARLGQLEGLLQARGEEGCGACGGVQEELGRLRDGVERCSCPLLPPRGPGAGPGVGGPSRGPLDGFSVFGGSSGSALQALQGELSEVILTFSSLNDSLHELQTTVEGQGADLADLGATKDRIISEINRLQQEATEHATESEERFRGLEEGQAQAGQCPSLEGRLGRLEGVCERLDTVAGGLQGLREGLSRHVAGLWAGLRETNSTSQTQAALLEKLLEGQAGLGKRLGTLNSSLLLLEDQLHQLSLKDLTGPAGEAGPPGPPGMQGPPGPAGPPGAPGKDGQKGPMGPPGPQGEQGPEGAPAASVPRVAFSAALSLPRSEPGTVPFDRVLLNDGGYYDPETGVFTAPLAGRYLLSAVLTGHRHEKVEAVLSRSNLGVARIDSGGYEPEGLENKPVAESQPSPGALGVFSLILPLQVGDTVCIDLVMGQLAHSEEPLTIFSGALLYGDLELEQA; this comes from the exons ATGGCCCCCGGAACCCTCTGGAGCTGCTACCTCTGCTGCCTGCTGACCACCGCTGTGGGGGCAGCCAGCTATCCTCCTCGCGGCTACAGCCTCTACACTGGGAGTGGCGGGGCCCTCAGCTCTGGGGGCACCCAGGCCCAGAGTGCCCCCCGACCTGCCAGCCGCCACAG GAACTGGTGTGCCTATGTGGTGACCCGGACAGTGAGCTGTGTCCTTGAGGATGGAGTGGAGACCTTCATCAAGCCCGACTACCAGCCCTGTGGCTGGGGCCAGCCCCAGTGTTCCCGCAGCATCAT GTACCGCAGCTTCCTCCGTCCTCGCTACCGTGTGGCCTACAAAACGGTGACAGATATGGAATGGAGGTGCTGCCAGGGGTACGGGGGTGATGACTGTGCAGAGGGCCCTGCTCCAGCGCTGGGCCCCGCACCCACCACACCGCGGCCCCGGCCCCAGCCCGCCCGCCCCAACCTCTCCGGCTCCAGTGCAGGCAGCCACCTGAGTGGACTGGGAGGGGAAG GTCCTGGGGAGTCCGAGAAGGTCCAGCAGCTGGAAGAGCAGGTGCAGAGCCTGACAAAGGAGCTGCAGGGCCTTCGGGGTGTCCTGCAGGGACTGAGCGGGCGCCTGACGGAAGACGTCCAGAGAGCTGTGGAGACAGCCTTTAATGGGAGGCAGCAGCCGGCAGATGCAGCGGCCCGCCCGGGTGTGCATGAAACCCTCAATGAGATCCAGCAGCAGCTGCAACTCCTGGACAACCGCGTCTCCACCCACGACCAGGAGCTAGGCCATCTGAATAACCATCACAGCGGCGGCAGCGTCAGGGCTCCGGACCCGACCCCGGCCCCTCCCGGCCACAGCGAGGAGCTGCTGCGGGAGCTGGAGCAGCGGCTGCAGGAGTCGTGCTCCGTGTGCCTGGCGGGGCTGGATGGCTTTCGacggcagcagcagcaagacagGGAGCGGCTGCGCGCACTGGAGAAGCTACTGGCCTCCGTGGAAGAGCGACAGCGGCACCTTGCGGGGCAGACCCTGGGCCGCTGGGCCCCTCAGGAATGCTGCCCTCCAGAGCTGGGCCGGCGACTGGCCGAGCTGGAGCGGAGGCTGGATGTTGTGGCTGGCTCGGTGACAGTGCTGAGCGGGCGGCGAGGCACCCACCTGGGAGGAGCATCTGGGCAGGGCGGCCACCCACCAGGCTACACCAGCTTAGCATCCCGCCTCTCCCGCCTGGAGGACCGATTCAACTCTACCTTGGGCCCCTCGGAGGAACAGGAGGAGGGCTGGCCGGGGCGTCCTGGGGGGCTGGGCCACTGGCTGCCTGCTGCCCGGGGCAGACTAGAGAAGCTGGAGGGGTGGCTGGCCAATGTGAGCGGGGAGCTTGGGGGGCGGCTGAATCAGCTGGAAGAGCAAGTGGCAGGGGCAGTGCAGGCATGTGGGCAGCTCTGCTCTGGGGCCCCCGGGGAGCAGGACTCCCAGGTCAGGGAGATCCTCAGTGCCTTGGAGCGCAGGGTGCTGGACAGTGAGGGACAGCTGAGGCTGGTGGGCTCAGACCTGCACAAGCTGGGAGCAGCTGGGGAGGCCCAGCAGACCACGCTGGAGCAACTGCAAGGGGCGGTGGGCCTGCTCCATGGTCGTGTCGATGCGCTGGGCGAGACGGCTGCAGAGTTCGCACTACAGCTGAACCTCACAGCGGCACGGCTGGGCCAACTGGAGGGGCTGTTGCAGGCCCGGGGGGAGGAGGGCTGTGGCGCCTGTGGAGGTGTCCAAGAGGAACTCGGCCGCCTGCGGGATGGCGTGGAGCGCTGCTCCTGCCCGCTGTTACCTCCCCGGGGCCCTGGGGCCGGCCCTGGGGTCGGGGGACCCAGCCGTGGGCCGCTGGATGGCTTCAGTGTGTTCGGGGGCAGCTCAGGCTCAGCCCTCCAGGCCCTGCAAGGAGAGCTCTCTGAGGTCATTCTCACCTTCAGCTCCCTCAATGACTCACTGCATGAGCTGCAGACCACCGTGGAGGGCCAGGGTGCTGATCTGGCTGACCTGGGAGCCACCAAGGACCGAATCATCTCTGAGATCAATAGGCTGCAACAGGAGGCCACAGAGCACGCCACAGAGAGTGAGGAGCGCTTCCGAGGCCTGGAGGAGGGACAGGCACAGGCCGGCCAGTGCCCCAGCCTGGAGGGGCGACTGGGCCGCCTGGAGGGAGTCTGTGAGCGGCTGGACACGGTGGCCGGGGGACTGCAGGGCCTGCGTGAAGGCCTTTCCAGACACGTGGCTGGGCTCTGGGCTGGGCTACGGGAAACCAACAGCACCAGCCAGACACAGGCAGCCTTGCTGGAGAAGCTGCTGGAGGGGCAGGCCGGCCTGGGCAAGCGGCTGGGTACCCTTAAtagctccctgctgctgctggagGACCAGCTTCACCAGCTCAGTCTGAAGGACCTCACCG GGCCTGCAGGTGAGGCTGGGCCGCCAGGGCCTCCTGGGATGCAGGGACCCCCTGGCCCTGCTGGGCCTCCAGGAGCTCCAGGCAAGGATGGACAAAAGGGGCCCATGGGGCCACCAG GTCCCCAAGGTGAACAGG gacccgAGGGGGCACCAGCAGCCTCCGTGCCCCGGGTAGCCTTTTCAGCTGCCCTGAGCTTGCCCCGGTCTGAACCAGGGACAGTGCCCTTCGACAGAGTCCTGCTCAATGATGGGGGCTACTACGATCCAGAGACTG GCGTGTTCACGGCGCCACTGGCCGGGCGCTACTTGCTGAGTGCAGTGCTGACGGGGCACCGGCACGAGAAGGTGGAGGCCGTGCTGTCCCGCTCCAACCTGGGCGTGGCCCGCATAGACTCCGGTGGCTACGAGCCCGAGGGCCTGGAGAATAAGCCGGTGGCCGAGAGCCAGCCTAGCCCGGGCGCCCTAGGCGTGTTCAGCCTCATCCTGCCGCTGCAGGTCGGGGACACGGTCTGCATCGACCTGGTCATGGGGCAGCTGGCGCACTCGGAGGAACCGCTCACCATTTTCAGCGGAGCCCTGCTCTACGGAGACCTGGAGCTCGAACAGGCGTAG
- the KHK gene encoding ketohexokinase isoform X1 has product MEEKQILCVGLVVLDIINVMDKYPEEDTDSRCLSQRWQRGGNASNSCTILSLLGAPCAFMGSLAPGHVADFLVADFRQRGVDVSQVAWQSRGETPCSCCIVNNSNGSRTIVLYDTNLPDVSAKDFEKVELTRFKWIHIEGRNASEQVKMLQRIEQHNARQPPEGKIQVSVEVEKPREELYQLFGYGDVVFVSKDVAKHFGFRSAEEALRGLYSRVRKGATLVCAWAEEGADALGPDGQLLHSDAFPPPRVVDTLGAGDTFNAAVIFSLSQGKSMQEALRFGCQVAGKKCGLQGFDGIV; this is encoded by the exons ATGGAAGAGAAACAGATTCTGTGCGTGGGGCTAGTGGTGCTGGACATCATCAATGTGATGGACAAATACCCAGAGGAGGACACGGACAGCAG GTGCTTGTCCCAGAGATGGCAGCGTGGAGGCAATGCATCCAACTCCTGCACCATCCTCTCTCTGCTTGGAGCCCCCTGTGCCTTCATGGGCTCGCTGGCCCCGGGCCACGTTGCCGA CTTCCTGGTGGCTGACTTCAGGCAGCGGGGCGTGGACGTGTCTCAGGTGGCCTGGCAGAGCAGAGGGGAGACCCCGTGCTCTTGTTGCATCGTCAACAACTCCAATGGCTCCCGTACCATTGTACTCTACGACAC GAACCTGCCAGATGTGTCTGCTAAAGACTTTGAGAAGGTTGAGCTGACCCGGTTCAAGTGGATCCACATTGAG GGCCGGAATGCATCAGAGCAGGTGAAGATGCTGCAGCGGATAGAACAGCACAATGCCAGGCAGCCTCCAGAGGGCAAGATCCAGGTGTCCGTGGAGGTGGAGAAGCCGCGTGAGGAGCTGTACCAGCTGTTTGGTTATGGAGATGTG GTGTTTGTCAGCAAAGATGTGGCCAAGCACTTCGGGTTCCGGTCGGCAGAGGAGGCCCTGAGGGGCCTGTATAGCCGCGTGAGGAAGGG GGCCACACTGGTCTGTGCCTGGGCGGAGGAGGGCGCCGACGCACTGGGCCCTGATGGACAGCTGCTCCACTCGGATGCTTTCCCACCACCCCGCGTGGTGGACACTCTGGGGGCCGGAGACACCTTCAACGCGGCGGTCATCTTCAGCCTGTCCCAGG GGAAGAGCATGCAGGAGGCGCTGAGGTTCGGCTGCCAGGTGGCTGGCAAGAAGTGTGGTCTGCAGGGTTTTGATGGCATCGTATGA
- the KHK gene encoding ketohexokinase isoform X2 translates to MEEKQILCVGLVVLDIINVMDKYPEEDTDSRCLSQRWQRGGNASNSCTILSLLGAPCAFMGSLAPGHVADFVLDDLRRYSVDLRYMVFQTTGSVPISTVIISEASGSRTILHAYRNLPDVSAKDFEKVELTRFKWIHIEGRNASEQVKMLQRIEQHNARQPPEGKIQVSVEVEKPREELYQLFGYGDVVFVSKDVAKHFGFRSAEEALRGLYSRVRKGATLVCAWAEEGADALGPDGQLLHSDAFPPPRVVDTLGAGDTFNAAVIFSLSQGKSMQEALRFGCQVAGKKCGLQGFDGIV, encoded by the exons ATGGAAGAGAAACAGATTCTGTGCGTGGGGCTAGTGGTGCTGGACATCATCAATGTGATGGACAAATACCCAGAGGAGGACACGGACAGCAG GTGCTTGTCCCAGAGATGGCAGCGTGGAGGCAATGCATCCAACTCCTGCACCATCCTCTCTCTGCTTGGAGCCCCCTGTGCCTTCATGGGCTCGCTGGCCCCGGGCCACGTTGCCGA TTTTGTCCTGGACGACCTTCGCCGCTATTCCGTGGACCTCCGCTACATGGTCTTTCAGACCACAGGCTCCGTCCCCATCTCTACAGTCATCATCAGCGAGGCCAGCGGTAGCCGCACCATCCTACATGCCTACAG GAACCTGCCAGATGTGTCTGCTAAAGACTTTGAGAAGGTTGAGCTGACCCGGTTCAAGTGGATCCACATTGAG GGCCGGAATGCATCAGAGCAGGTGAAGATGCTGCAGCGGATAGAACAGCACAATGCCAGGCAGCCTCCAGAGGGCAAGATCCAGGTGTCCGTGGAGGTGGAGAAGCCGCGTGAGGAGCTGTACCAGCTGTTTGGTTATGGAGATGTG GTGTTTGTCAGCAAAGATGTGGCCAAGCACTTCGGGTTCCGGTCGGCAGAGGAGGCCCTGAGGGGCCTGTATAGCCGCGTGAGGAAGGG GGCCACACTGGTCTGTGCCTGGGCGGAGGAGGGCGCCGACGCACTGGGCCCTGATGGACAGCTGCTCCACTCGGATGCTTTCCCACCACCCCGCGTGGTGGACACTCTGGGGGCCGGAGACACCTTCAACGCGGCGGTCATCTTCAGCCTGTCCCAGG GGAAGAGCATGCAGGAGGCGCTGAGGTTCGGCTGCCAGGTGGCTGGCAAGAAGTGTGGTCTGCAGGGTTTTGATGGCATCGTATGA
- the CGREF1 gene encoding cell growth regulator with EF hand domain protein 1, translating to MLPVTMRTLLLLLLPLSQAAPKDGTMRLDPEAQHLPLPNPFEPGQEQLRLLQSYLKGLERMEEEPEHMSREQVLLYLFALHDYDQSGQLDGLELLSMLTAALAPGASDSPTTNPVILVVDKVLETQDLNGDGLMTPAELVNFPGEAPRHTEPKEPSEPQDVGMQPLLAKSPSRQEAHEALRPGEAAGGQAEARREFLEPVQEAGGQADALREAPGPGGEVGGQVETGDAGGRAEELLGETLGSKNTPNELEVHAIQLENSEM from the exons ATGTTACCTGTGACGATGAGAacgttactgctgctgctgctaccccTGAGTCAGGCCGCTCCCAAGGACGGCACCATGAG gTTGGACCCTGAAGCACAGCATCTGCCTCTGCCCAACCCCTTTGAGCCAGGCCAGGAGCAACTTCG ACTTCTACAGAGCTACCTAAAGGGACTAGAGAGGATGGAAGAGGAGCCAGAGCACATGAGCCGGGAGCAGG TTCTCCTCTACCTCTTTGCACTCCACGACTACGACCAGAGTGGACAGCTGGATGGCCTGGAGCTGCTGTCCATGTTGACAGCCGCTCTGGCCCCTGGAGCTTCTGATTCTCCCACCACCAACCCG GTGATCCTGGTAGTAGACAAGGTGCTGGAGACTCAGGACCTGAATGGGGATGGGCTTATGACCCCTGCAGAGCTTGTCAACTTCCCTGGAGAGGCTCCGAGGCACACAGAGCCCAAAGAGCCTTCAGAGCCACAAGATGTTGGGATGCAGCCTCTGTTGGCTAAAAGCCCATCGAGACAAGAAGCACATGAAGCCCTGCGTCCTGGAGAAGCAGCTGGAGGACAGGCAGAGGCCAGAAGGGAGTTCTTGGAGCCTGTACAGGAGGCTGGGGGACAGGCTGATGCTTTAAGAGAAGCCCCAGGCCCTGGAGGGGAGGTTGGGGGACAGGTAGAGACTGGGGATGCTGGAGGGAGAGCAGAAGAACTTCTAGGAGAAACACTGGGGTCTAAGAACACCCCAAATGAGCTTGAGGTTCATGCTATTCAGCTGGAGAATAGTGAGATGTAA